In one Lycium barbarum isolate Lr01 chromosome 7, ASM1917538v2, whole genome shotgun sequence genomic region, the following are encoded:
- the LOC132602740 gene encoding EG45-like domain containing protein — MYVSTIGILLSITTVAFAAEGTATYYTAPYVPSSCYGYQNNGVMIAAASDTIWGNRAACGRMYRVTCTGPTNQGILKPCTRKSVVVKIVDYCPPGCQGTIDLSEEAFAQIANRDAGKIKINYNQV, encoded by the exons ATGTACGTGTCTACAATTGGCATTTTGCTTAGCATTACCACAGTGGCATTTGCTGCTGAAGGGACAGCCACCTATTATACTGCTCCTTATGTTC cctCATCATGTTATGGATATCAAAACAATGGAGTGATGATTGCAGCAGCAAGTGATACAATCTGGGGAAATAGGGCAGCATGTGGAAGAATGTATAGAGTCACTTGCACTGGCCCTACAAATCAAGGCATTCTAAAACCTTGTACTAGAAAAAGTGTTGTGGTTAAAATTGTTGATTATTGTCCTCCTGGATGCCAAGGGACAATTGATCTTTCTGAAGAAGCTTTTGCCCAAATTGCCAATCGTGATGCTGGCAAAATCAAGATTAATTACAATCA GGTCTAA
- the LOC132602857 gene encoding EG45-like domain containing protein yields the protein MGGQSFILLVAVICFCTISVSIADEGTATYYTAPYVPSSCYGYQDNGVMIAAASDTIWGNRAACGRMYRVTCTGPTNQGVPQPCTGRSVVVKIVDYCPPGCRGTIDLSQEAFSQIANLDAGKVNINYNQV from the exons atgggaggaCAAAGTTTTATTTTACTTGTTGCTGTCATATGTTTTTGCACTATCTCAGTGTCAATTGCAGATGAGGGGACCGCCACCTATTATACTGCTCCTTATGTTC CCTCATCATGTTATGGATACCAAGACAATGGAGTGATGATTGCAGCAGCAAGTGATACAATCTGGGGAAATAGGGCAGCATGTGGAAGAATGTATAGAGTCACTTGTACTGGTCCTACTAATCAAGGTGTTCCACAACCTTGTACTGGAAGAAGTGTTGTTGTTAAAATTGTAGATTATTGTCCACCTGGATGCAGAGGGACTATTGATCTTTCTCAAGAAGCATTTTCCCAAATTGCCAATCTAGATGCTGGCAAAGTCAATATTAATTACAATCA